A genomic stretch from Fodinibius salinus includes:
- the fahA gene encoding fumarylacetoacetase — protein sequence MNSTNDPTLESFVDVDSQSHFPIQNLPYGLANPGDGDSFLCSAIGDYVVNLAALEAAGHFDGPHLEGAEVFQEQTLNKFMGLGRDAWTEARQTISRLLSADEATLRDDDSLRSKVLIPMDEVEMQLPVDIGDYTDFYSSEQHATNVGSMFRDPENALKPNWKHLPVGYHGRASSVVISGTDLHRPQGQILPPDSDDTPIFSACKLCDFELEMGFLTGPGNDVGSPIPIDEADEHIFGLTLVNDWSARDIQKWEYQPLGPFLAKNWATTVSPWIVTLDALEPFRISGPEQDPEPLPYLDTDENWTFDINLDVFLQGKDMDEAHKICASNAKNLYWNVAQQLAHQTITGCNIRPGDLYASGTISGPEKSSYGSMLELSWKGTDPIEFPNGDERTFLEDGDEVTMTGYAETDGYTIGFGEVSGKILPAKELDV from the coding sequence ATGAATTCAACTAACGATCCTACTTTAGAATCATTTGTAGATGTAGATTCACAATCGCACTTTCCTATTCAAAATTTGCCTTACGGCTTAGCCAATCCCGGTGATGGAGATTCTTTTTTATGCTCCGCCATTGGCGATTATGTTGTGAATTTGGCAGCACTGGAAGCCGCCGGCCATTTTGACGGCCCACACCTGGAGGGCGCAGAAGTATTCCAAGAACAAACGCTTAATAAATTTATGGGTCTGGGTCGTGATGCATGGACGGAGGCACGCCAAACGATCAGCCGGTTGTTAAGTGCTGATGAAGCAACGCTGCGGGATGATGATTCGCTGCGCAGTAAAGTGCTTATCCCCATGGACGAGGTAGAAATGCAGCTGCCGGTAGATATTGGTGATTACACTGACTTTTACTCTTCTGAGCAGCATGCTACTAATGTGGGGAGTATGTTTCGGGACCCCGAAAATGCCCTCAAACCTAACTGGAAACATCTGCCTGTCGGTTATCACGGCCGGGCCAGTTCGGTGGTTATCAGCGGGACTGATCTACATCGTCCACAGGGACAAATCCTGCCGCCGGATAGCGATGATACCCCTATTTTTAGTGCATGTAAACTTTGTGATTTTGAGCTGGAAATGGGTTTTCTGACAGGTCCCGGTAATGATGTGGGATCGCCAATTCCTATTGACGAAGCTGACGAGCACATCTTTGGGCTCACACTCGTCAATGACTGGAGTGCCCGCGACATCCAGAAGTGGGAGTACCAGCCTTTGGGCCCGTTCCTGGCGAAAAACTGGGCAACGACTGTTTCCCCGTGGATTGTTACGCTGGATGCGCTCGAGCCGTTCCGTATTTCCGGACCTGAGCAGGATCCTGAACCACTTCCTTATCTGGATACTGATGAAAACTGGACGTTTGATATTAATCTTGATGTGTTTTTGCAGGGCAAGGATATGGACGAGGCGCACAAAATTTGTGCATCCAATGCGAAGAATCTCTACTGGAATGTAGCTCAGCAGCTGGCGCATCAGACTATTACAGGCTGTAATATCCGTCCCGGTGATTTGTATGCTTCGGGCACTATCAGTGGACCGGAAAAATCATCGTACGGAAGTATGCTAGAGCTGAGCTGGAAAGGTACCGATCCTATTGAATTTCCCAACGGTGATGAGCGAACCTTCCTTGAAGACGGCGACGAAGTAACGATGACCGGCTATGCCGAAACCGATGGCTACACAATTGGGTTTGGTGAAGTGAGTGGTAAAATTTTGCCGGCGAAAGAACTTGATGTGTAG
- a CDS encoding MXAN_6640 family putative metalloprotease — protein sequence MIFKRLPILIFLLCLFFYQAGYSQQGESVHNHNAYHTIDQAYKAGKLTLDQKVLYKFYLSKNSSKLPDQYRLPAQSAIKCGTPAYMDFERNRSQLSAATINKIKSMTAAPTAQASQTYSSPSGNFEIHYQTSGSSAVPNEDTNTNGIPDYVEKVATAADSSYSHEVQTLGYSDPISPSTSYEIQIQNVAPTFGLTSPNTTNPNRSYYCTNSISTCIFIENDFAEGFPPNDHPDGNQTGAINVTMAHEFKHAIQYEANSWSGETGAWLEMDATLMEEVVYDNVNDYYNYLDSDQSILSDPTQSFYPGSYEHVSWALFFEEKFGSQFWVNVWQIISNSPNITMVKAVTQQLGGQQAYMQNYVESQMWHYASGNANSPASFGFEERTDYPSPNITSTFFGDDSLANPDTLQLMSAGYHTVQAAPFSGSVAINSEIDFVNKIMIGVLGYFKNGTTEFKTFSSHNSISDQFITGWKWDKLNKIGIVAANGKESPPNPVYTLKVRSVQPTENKLEQNFPNPFSNQTTIRYSLTQQREVTLEIFDVLGRKISTIVDRPQKAGIYTYPVTAEGMASGVYFYRLTLDGNAETQKMTLIK from the coding sequence ATGATCTTTAAGCGGCTACCAATTTTAATTTTTCTGCTCTGCCTTTTCTTCTATCAAGCCGGCTATTCGCAACAGGGTGAATCTGTACATAATCACAATGCCTACCATACTATTGACCAAGCCTACAAAGCAGGCAAACTAACCCTCGACCAAAAGGTACTATACAAGTTTTACCTCAGTAAAAACAGCTCTAAGCTGCCTGATCAATACCGCCTCCCAGCACAAAGCGCCATTAAGTGCGGTACCCCAGCTTATATGGATTTCGAACGCAACCGTTCGCAACTATCTGCAGCCACTATTAATAAAATCAAATCGATGACGGCCGCGCCCACTGCTCAGGCCTCCCAAACCTACTCCTCACCCTCCGGTAATTTTGAAATTCATTACCAAACTTCTGGATCTTCTGCCGTACCAAACGAAGATACAAACACCAACGGCATTCCTGATTATGTGGAAAAAGTGGCAACAGCAGCAGACTCATCATATAGCCACGAAGTGCAAACCCTGGGCTATTCGGATCCCATTTCTCCTAGTACATCATATGAAATCCAAATACAAAATGTTGCACCTACCTTTGGATTAACCAGCCCAAACACCACTAATCCTAATAGGTCATACTATTGTACAAATAGTATATCTACTTGCATATTTATCGAAAATGATTTTGCCGAGGGATTTCCGCCCAACGATCATCCCGATGGCAATCAAACAGGGGCGATCAATGTTACGATGGCTCATGAATTTAAGCATGCTATCCAGTATGAAGCCAACAGCTGGTCTGGAGAAACGGGAGCTTGGCTGGAGATGGATGCCACACTTATGGAAGAGGTAGTCTATGATAACGTAAATGATTATTACAATTACCTTGATTCCGATCAGTCTATACTCAGCGATCCTACGCAAAGTTTCTATCCCGGTTCTTACGAACATGTCAGCTGGGCACTTTTTTTTGAAGAAAAATTCGGTTCCCAGTTCTGGGTAAATGTTTGGCAAATTATCTCAAACAGTCCCAACATTACCATGGTTAAGGCCGTCACTCAACAGTTGGGCGGGCAACAGGCATACATGCAAAATTATGTAGAGTCCCAGATGTGGCATTACGCCTCGGGCAATGCCAACAGTCCGGCTTCTTTTGGGTTTGAAGAGCGCACCGATTACCCTTCACCTAACATTACCTCAACCTTCTTTGGGGATGACAGTCTTGCCAATCCAGATACGCTACAACTAATGTCAGCCGGCTATCATACCGTTCAGGCTGCTCCGTTTTCGGGATCAGTTGCCATCAATTCGGAAATAGATTTTGTTAATAAAATTATGATTGGCGTGCTGGGCTACTTTAAAAACGGGACGACTGAGTTTAAAACTTTTTCATCACATAACAGCATCAGCGATCAGTTTATAACCGGGTGGAAGTGGGATAAGCTAAACAAGATTGGTATTGTGGCTGCAAATGGTAAAGAAAGCCCTCCAAATCCTGTTTATACGCTCAAAGTTCGTTCTGTACAACCAACTGAAAACAAACTGGAGCAAAATTTTCCGAATCCATTTAGCAATCAGACAACTATTCGATATAGCCTTACCCAACAGCGGGAGGTAACACTGGAGATATTTGATGTACTGGGCCGAAAGATTTCTACTATTGTCGATAGGCCTCAAAAGGCGGGTATCTACACCTATCCGGTTACCGCAGAAGGAATGGCTTCAGGCGTTTATTTCTATCGGCTTACTTTAGACGGTAACGCCGAAACCCAGAAGATGACGCTGATTAAGTAA
- a CDS encoding rhodanese-related sulfurtransferase: protein MYEVILYYKFNEIDDPETFCAEHKQFCEELGIKGRIYISDTGINGTLGGTPEQVAEYKDQLTSISGFDGIDFKTDTSDYIPFAKLKCKTRDELVAIHKEDVDPEDGGEYLEPEEWKQVIESDEDYVMIDVRNDYESEIGHFEGAVTPQVENFYEFPEWLEEFEEEVGKDKKVLMYCTGGIRCEKFSVLMKEKGWHDVNQLHGGILRYSNEEGGEHYKGKCFVFDDRLVVPVNEDDMEPIAKCEITGKPADTYINCANMQCNKLFVCSEEGAKKMEGCCSEECRQSEYKRPFDPENAFRPFRKWYNYFDEDFKEREMESSG from the coding sequence ATGTACGAAGTAATACTGTATTACAAATTTAATGAGATTGACGATCCCGAAACATTTTGTGCTGAACATAAACAGTTTTGTGAGGAGCTGGGCATAAAGGGACGCATTTATATAAGTGATACCGGTATAAACGGTACGCTGGGCGGCACGCCCGAGCAGGTGGCCGAATATAAAGACCAGCTAACGAGCATCTCCGGATTTGACGGTATTGATTTTAAAACGGATACCAGTGATTACATTCCGTTTGCCAAACTGAAATGCAAGACGCGCGATGAGCTTGTAGCTATCCATAAAGAGGATGTTGATCCGGAAGACGGCGGCGAATACTTGGAGCCCGAGGAGTGGAAGCAAGTTATAGAATCTGACGAAGATTATGTGATGATAGATGTGCGCAACGATTATGAATCTGAGATTGGTCACTTCGAAGGAGCAGTGACACCCCAAGTTGAAAATTTTTACGAATTTCCTGAGTGGCTTGAAGAATTTGAAGAAGAGGTAGGTAAAGATAAAAAGGTATTGATGTATTGTACCGGTGGTATCCGATGTGAGAAGTTTTCGGTACTCATGAAGGAAAAGGGATGGCACGATGTAAACCAGTTGCATGGTGGTATTTTAAGGTATTCCAATGAAGAGGGGGGTGAACACTATAAGGGCAAATGCTTTGTGTTCGATGATCGCCTGGTAGTGCCCGTAAATGAAGATGATATGGAGCCCATAGCAAAGTGTGAGATTACCGGCAAACCGGCAGATACCTATATCAACTGTGCGAATATGCAGTGCAATAAGCTTTTTGTCTGTTCCGAAGAAGGAGCAAAAAAGATGGAGGGCTGCTGCAGCGAGGAGTGTCGGCAGAGTGAATATAAGCGACCGTTTGATCCGGAAAATGCGTTCCGTCCTTTCCGAAAATGGTACAACTATTTTGATGAGGACTTTAAGGAGCGAGAAATGGAGAGCAGTGGGTAA
- a CDS encoding alpha/beta fold hydrolase gives MTADMETVKIYHYQSLSVSYTRTGMENDKPLLILHGWGSNKQVMAPLAKQLSDIRDCYIPDLPGFGNSSVPNDPWNVDDYADMVEQFIQDQEFETVDLLVHSFGGRIALKLCARADCQDHIDKVLITGGAGMKPKRSLGFYLKKYTAKTLKAPFYLLPKSWRSNALEWLRETALWKALGSSDYSKLSGVMRETFVQTVTEYLEPTLPNIPHEVLLLWGRDDNAAPLYQAERMEQGIENAALVVIDHAGHYAFLDRPSHFTSIAKAFFK, from the coding sequence TTGACTGCTGATATGGAAACCGTAAAAATATACCATTACCAAAGTTTATCTGTCTCCTATACCCGCACGGGGATGGAAAACGACAAGCCCCTGCTTATTCTTCACGGGTGGGGCAGCAACAAACAAGTAATGGCACCACTGGCCAAACAATTGTCTGATATTCGCGATTGTTACATACCCGATCTGCCCGGCTTCGGTAATTCATCGGTCCCCAATGATCCCTGGAACGTGGATGACTATGCGGATATGGTTGAACAATTTATCCAAGACCAAGAATTTGAAACCGTTGACTTGCTGGTCCACTCTTTTGGCGGACGTATTGCGCTGAAGCTCTGTGCCCGAGCAGATTGTCAAGATCATATTGACAAAGTACTCATTACCGGCGGTGCGGGCATGAAACCCAAACGGAGTTTGGGTTTTTATCTTAAAAAGTACACTGCTAAAACATTAAAGGCCCCGTTCTACCTATTACCTAAATCTTGGCGCAGCAATGCATTAGAATGGCTTCGGGAAACGGCCCTCTGGAAGGCACTGGGCTCCAGCGACTACAGCAAACTCAGCGGGGTGATGCGCGAAACCTTTGTACAAACGGTTACCGAATATCTTGAACCGACCCTTCCAAACATTCCTCATGAGGTGCTATTACTATGGGGACGTGATGACAATGCGGCTCCGCTTTACCAGGCCGAACGTATGGAGCAGGGAATCGAAAATGCTGCACTCGTAGTCATCGATCATGCCGGACATTATGCGTTCCTGGATCGACCATCACATTTTACCTCTATTGCCAAAGCGTTTTTTAAGTAA
- a CDS encoding ComEA family DNA-binding protein: MKRRIFFWLEKLKITPGERKTVTSLVILFVILASVNVGLTPSVPFEDEQYHELEQQFKERTAMLKKKEQQLMQRYHPSEKQLVSLQSDTTPADTADAPNEEPNETQSAQEKININTANQQALESLPGIGPAYARRIIVYRKENGKFKTKNELKKIKGIAQKRLDNLKPFVKL; this comes from the coding sequence ATGAAGAGACGAATATTTTTCTGGTTAGAGAAGCTAAAAATTACTCCCGGCGAACGTAAAACAGTAACTTCGCTGGTGATACTCTTTGTTATATTAGCAAGTGTCAATGTTGGACTTACGCCTTCGGTACCGTTCGAGGATGAACAGTACCATGAACTTGAGCAGCAGTTTAAAGAAAGGACAGCTATGCTCAAGAAGAAAGAACAGCAACTTATGCAGCGGTACCATCCTTCCGAAAAACAACTGGTTAGCCTTCAAAGTGATACCACTCCCGCAGACACTGCGGATGCCCCTAATGAAGAGCCAAACGAGACGCAGTCTGCTCAAGAAAAGATTAATATTAATACAGCCAACCAGCAGGCGTTGGAGTCGCTGCCCGGTATCGGACCTGCTTATGCAAGGCGTATCATAGTTTACCGCAAGGAAAACGGGAAATTTAAGACTAAAAACGAGCTCAAAAAAATTAAAGGTATTGCCCAAAAGCGGCTGGATAATTTGAAACCATTTGTCAAACTTTAG
- a CDS encoding response regulator, which produces MKTRILWADDEIDQLEAHIIFLENKDFEVSPVTNGEDAITLIKEESFDIVFLDEQMPGMDGLAVLNRIKTLEPSLPVVMITKSEEESIMEEAIGGKISDYLIKPVNPNQIVLTIKRLLEQQRIRNEQFAQSYLREFNKISDRIHDNLSWNEWITIYKQLTRWDVDLESGEESLRQVLGDQYREANKMFGEFITKQYQPWLEKETPDRPPLSVDLVDEYVLPHVKNGQTTLFFIIDCMRYDQWMMFENLLSDSYSIDTDFYYSILPTATPYSRNAIFSGLYPLEIENIYPDLWDQGEDERSLNQYEKELMRAQLDRKGIDQKIKYEKVLNTEQGRAVAQDIHNYIQEPLSTFVYNFVDTLVHSRSDSDVLKEIAPDVPAFRSLTKTWFQHSTLYEIFQMLAEEEVVVVVTTDHGAVRALHDTEVKGDRNTSTSLRYKYGRNLTVEDNSSIVIENPEEYKLPTPGYSNNYIIAKEDYYFVYPTNYHEYQNRYRDSFLHGGASMEEMILPIATLRPKSML; this is translated from the coding sequence ATGAAAACACGCATTTTGTGGGCTGATGATGAAATCGATCAGCTGGAAGCACACATTATCTTTTTGGAGAATAAAGATTTTGAGGTGTCTCCGGTAACTAACGGCGAAGATGCTATCACGCTTATCAAAGAGGAGTCGTTCGATATTGTTTTTTTGGATGAGCAGATGCCCGGCATGGATGGTCTGGCAGTGCTCAATCGCATTAAGACGTTAGAGCCTTCGTTGCCAGTGGTGATGATTACCAAAAGTGAGGAAGAATCGATTATGGAGGAGGCCATTGGGGGTAAGATTTCTGACTATTTGATTAAGCCGGTCAACCCAAACCAAATTGTATTGACGATCAAGCGACTGTTGGAGCAGCAGCGTATCCGCAATGAACAGTTTGCCCAATCGTATCTGCGTGAGTTCAATAAAATATCTGACCGCATTCATGACAACCTGAGTTGGAACGAATGGATTACTATTTATAAACAGCTTACGCGCTGGGATGTTGATTTAGAGTCGGGGGAAGAATCACTTCGTCAGGTATTGGGGGACCAGTACCGGGAAGCTAACAAAATGTTTGGCGAATTTATTACCAAGCAATACCAGCCTTGGCTGGAAAAAGAAACACCAGATCGCCCCCCGCTGTCGGTTGATTTGGTAGATGAGTATGTATTGCCGCATGTAAAAAATGGACAAACCACGCTCTTCTTCATTATTGACTGCATGCGTTATGATCAGTGGATGATGTTTGAAAACCTACTGAGTGACAGTTACAGCATCGATACGGACTTTTATTACTCTATTTTGCCGACCGCTACACCCTATTCGCGCAATGCTATTTTTTCGGGATTATATCCGCTTGAGATTGAAAATATCTATCCTGATTTGTGGGACCAAGGAGAGGATGAGCGGTCACTGAACCAGTATGAAAAAGAGTTGATGCGGGCTCAACTCGACCGCAAGGGGATAGATCAGAAAATAAAATATGAGAAGGTATTAAATACCGAACAGGGGCGGGCCGTTGCTCAAGATATCCACAATTACATTCAAGAACCGTTAAGTACATTTGTATATAATTTTGTGGATACGCTAGTGCACTCTCGCTCCGATTCAGATGTTCTCAAGGAGATTGCCCCGGATGTGCCGGCTTTCCGGTCCTTGACGAAAACATGGTTCCAACACTCAACGCTGTATGAAATTTTTCAGATGCTAGCTGAAGAAGAAGTGGTTGTTGTAGTAACCACGGATCACGGTGCGGTGCGGGCATTGCACGATACAGAAGTAAAGGGCGATCGAAACACATCAACTAGCCTGCGCTATAAATACGGCCGCAACCTAACGGTGGAAGATAACAGTAGTATAGTTATTGAAAACCCTGAAGAATACAAACTGCCGACCCCGGGATATTCGAACAATTATATTATTGCTAAAGAGGATTATTATTTTGTATATCCCACCAATTACCATGAGTACCAGAATCGGTATCGTGATAGCTTTTTACACGGCGGAGCAAGTATGGAAGAGATGAT